Proteins encoded in a region of the Hippea jasoniae genome:
- the tsaD gene encoding tRNA (adenosine(37)-N6)-threonylcarbamoyltransferase complex transferase subunit TsaD has product MILAFDTSCDDTSVACLKGDKFSNLISSQIDIHAEFGGVIPEIAARKHAEVIGHLTKKALKDIDATLDDIDYIAVTIGPGLAPSLLVGVSFAKALAYSIKKPIIPVNHIEGHMFAPFFGRKIEYPFLSLIISGGHTHLFLVEGFGKYKLLGKTLDDAVGEAFDKVARILGLSYPGGPVIDRLSKTADPYRFNIPQGLKDKKTFNFSFSGVKTHVKNLVKKMDKLSKTDINNIAASFQRASIEILLKRCIEASRTFGVKILSISGGVSANSYLRAVFEETAQKNNIKLVLPQLSMTTDNALMIAYAASLDLGRATHDYSSVEAYPSLKLV; this is encoded by the coding sequence ATGATATTAGCTTTTGATACATCCTGCGACGATACATCTGTTGCCTGTTTAAAAGGAGATAAATTTTCCAATCTTATCTCATCACAAATAGACATCCATGCTGAATTTGGCGGTGTAATACCAGAGATTGCAGCAAGAAAACATGCAGAGGTTATAGGGCATTTAACAAAAAAAGCCTTGAAGGATATTGATGCAACTTTGGATGATATAGACTACATAGCCGTCACAATAGGACCCGGTCTTGCACCCTCTTTGCTTGTTGGTGTTAGTTTTGCAAAGGCTTTAGCCTACAGCATAAAAAAACCCATTATACCCGTAAATCACATCGAGGGGCATATGTTTGCTCCGTTTTTTGGTAGAAAGATCGAATATCCTTTTCTGTCCTTGATTATCTCTGGAGGTCACACACATCTGTTTTTGGTTGAGGGTTTTGGAAAATACAAGCTTTTAGGTAAAACATTGGATGATGCTGTGGGTGAGGCGTTTGATAAAGTGGCAAGAATTCTGGGTTTGTCGTATCCTGGTGGACCTGTTATAGACAGGTTGTCAAAAACAGCAGATCCTTATCGTTTCAATATTCCTCAGGGGTTGAAAGACAAAAAAACCTTTAATTTCAGCTTTAGCGGGGTTAAGACACATGTTAAAAATCTTGTCAAAAAGATGGATAAGCTGTCAAAAACTGATATAAACAACATAGCAGCCTCGTTTCAAAGGGCATCTATTGAAATTTTGCTTAAGCGCTGTATAGAGGCTTCCAGAACCTTTGGTGTCAAAATCCTGTCAATTTCTGGCGGTGTTTCTGCAAACTCCTATTTGAGGGCGGTATTTGAAGAAACAGCCCAAAAAAACAACATTAAACTCGTTTTACCTCAACTTTCAATGACAACCGATAATGCACTGATGATAGCCTATGCTGCATCGCTTGATTTAGGTAGAGCTACCCATGATTATTCGTCCGTTGAGGCATATCCTTCGTTGAAGTTAGTCTAA
- a CDS encoding divergent polysaccharide deacetylase family protein: protein MLKKIALIVIVLLFSISSFAASSLFFLKKKRLAIVIDDMGYDVNLARGFERLNLPLAFSFLPDAPYSTALSSEFAKNGFVVMIHMPSQPMSYPKENPGKDAIYTWTTRSQTFYLLNRAKKRIPDAVGLNNHMGSKILKDRRHLDYIMDFLKENKMFFIDSATIVGSLGCIEADRFGVPCQRRRVFLDDIKQVGYIKKEIERAIKLLDKYNNVVAIGHCNVKTLEALNEMKPQLKKYLVNVLFVLQ, encoded by the coding sequence TTGCTCAAGAAGATCGCATTAATTGTTATTGTTTTGCTGTTTTCTATATCTTCATTTGCGGCAAGTTCTCTGTTTTTCCTAAAAAAGAAAAGACTTGCCATCGTGATTGACGATATGGGTTATGATGTAAACCTTGCAAGGGGTTTTGAGAGGCTGAATTTACCCCTTGCGTTTTCTTTTTTACCCGATGCACCTTACAGCACTGCTCTGTCCAGTGAATTTGCAAAAAACGGATTTGTAGTTATGATTCATATGCCCAGTCAGCCTATGAGTTATCCAAAAGAAAATCCAGGCAAAGATGCTATCTACACCTGGACAACGAGGAGTCAAACATTTTATTTATTAAACAGAGCAAAAAAAAGGATCCCTGATGCTGTAGGTTTAAACAACCATATGGGCTCTAAAATTTTAAAGGATAGAAGACACCTTGACTATATTATGGATTTTTTGAAAGAAAACAAAATGTTTTTTATAGACTCTGCTACTATTGTGGGTTCTTTGGGTTGTATTGAGGCTGATCGATTTGGTGTGCCCTGTCAGAGAAGAAGGGTTTTTTTGGATGATATAAAGCAGGTTGGGTATATAAAAAAAGAGATAGAAAGGGCGATTAAGTTGCTTGATAAATACAACAATGTCGTTGCTATCGGGCATTGCAATGTTAAAACACTTGAGGCGTTAAACGAAATGAAACCGCAACTAAAAAAATACCTTGTTAATGTATTGTTTGTTCTACAATGA
- a CDS encoding S41 family peptidase has translation MKKAFFVAVAFILLSYCQAFAVDKYQKLMIFAKVMAIIQQNYVDNVSEVQLINDAIKGMVSSLDPHSSYMTKDEYKELKIQTTGKFGGLGMVVTMKDGIVTVVSPIDDTPAYKAGIKAGDKIIKINGESTFGMTLNQAVKLLRGKPGTKVTITILREGKNKPFDVTITRAIIHVKSVKYKKYGNIGYVKIAQFQDGTAKELKKALKKLGNIDGLVIDLRNDPGGLLREAVAVSDIFIKKGVIVSIRGRRKSDVQYFYAHNDGTEPAYPIVVLINSGTASAAEIVSGCLKDHKRAIIMGTKSFGKGSVQSIIPLSDGSALRLTTARYYTPSGRSIQAVGIEPDIVVRQAKIVPINPQYTLRESNLIHHLNNPNANNSNKNVKGKDNLTKELKNDYQLLRAVELLKAEDIVCSRRSH, from the coding sequence ATGAAGAAGGCTTTTTTTGTTGCAGTAGCCTTTATATTGTTATCCTACTGTCAGGCTTTTGCTGTTGACAAATATCAAAAACTGATGATTTTTGCCAAGGTAATGGCCATTATACAGCAAAACTATGTGGATAATGTTAGTGAGGTTCAGCTAATAAACGATGCCATAAAGGGAATGGTAAGCTCGCTTGATCCACACTCTTCCTATATGACCAAAGATGAGTATAAGGAGCTTAAAATTCAAACGACCGGAAAGTTTGGCGGCCTTGGTATGGTTGTAACGATGAAGGATGGGATTGTAACCGTTGTTTCACCTATCGATGATACGCCTGCATATAAAGCGGGTATTAAAGCAGGCGATAAGATTATCAAGATCAACGGTGAAAGCACTTTCGGTATGACGCTGAATCAGGCTGTTAAGCTTCTAAGAGGCAAACCCGGCACGAAGGTTACAATCACAATTCTAAGGGAAGGCAAAAACAAGCCGTTTGATGTTACTATAACAAGGGCCATTATCCATGTAAAAAGTGTTAAGTATAAAAAATACGGCAACATCGGATATGTAAAGATTGCACAATTTCAGGATGGAACGGCAAAGGAACTTAAAAAGGCTTTAAAAAAGCTGGGTAATATCGATGGTCTTGTTATAGATTTAAGAAACGATCCGGGTGGATTGTTAAGAGAAGCTGTTGCTGTAAGTGATATTTTTATAAAAAAAGGCGTTATAGTTTCTATCAGGGGCAGGAGAAAAAGTGATGTTCAATATTTCTATGCCCATAACGACGGCACAGAGCCTGCATATCCAATAGTTGTTTTGATAAATTCAGGAACAGCCAGTGCAGCAGAGATTGTTTCAGGATGCCTTAAAGATCACAAAAGGGCGATTATTATGGGTACAAAAAGTTTTGGTAAGGGTTCTGTTCAATCGATTATTCCTTTAAGTGATGGTTCCGCTTTAAGGCTTACAACAGCACGGTATTATACACCATCTGGCAGAAGTATTCAGGCTGTGGGTATTGAGCCGGATATTGTTGTAAGACAGGCAAAGATTGTGCCGATCAATCCTCAATACACATTGAGAGAAAGCAATCTGATTCATCATCTAAACAATCCAAATGCCAATAACAGCAATAAAAATGTAAAGGGTAAAGATAACTTGACAAAAGAGCTAAAGAACGATTATCAGCTGTTAAGGGCTGTTGAGCTATTGAAAGCGGAGGATATAGTTTGCTCAAGAAGATCGCATTAA
- a CDS encoding murein hydrolase activator EnvC family protein has protein sequence MKKFSIALLILLIAFPSFAFKKISIQKKLQNINAELNRKKVDYEKIRNRYASILNQIKSTDRRISYLKKKIETMQKDLILLNRRISKLKKEIATVSVDLNQKKEQLFDELKEYYMYSKVGPYYSKGVWYGYMNGYVTDYMQKRINNYIDKREYLKKRIVALNSLLKKKQNLIAGIKTQQNNLNLQKQALALLAKKAEKQKQLYLAQIKELTKKQQNLKALLKRIIEEEKKRKQKAIAGKKINKALIEREFSLLRSKIKPPVEGRVISRFGRKYDPLFKVYTRNDGIDIKSKQHSCVRVIAYGRVDFVGVLPGYGGVVIVNHLNGYYTVYGGLNPIVKKGEVVRRYSCIGRLSKNVLHFEIRRHSQPIDPLTFLDRRFLR, from the coding sequence ATGAAAAAATTTAGTATAGCTTTGCTTATCCTTTTGATTGCCTTTCCATCTTTTGCCTTTAAAAAGATCTCCATCCAGAAAAAACTTCAAAATATTAATGCAGAACTTAACAGAAAAAAGGTAGACTACGAAAAGATAAGAAACAGATATGCATCGATTCTGAACCAGATAAAATCAACAGATAGAAGGATATCCTACTTAAAGAAAAAGATAGAAACGATGCAGAAGGACCTGATTTTGCTAAACAGAAGAATATCAAAACTAAAAAAAGAGATTGCTACTGTGAGTGTTGATTTGAATCAGAAGAAAGAGCAGTTGTTTGATGAGCTAAAAGAGTATTATATGTATTCAAAAGTGGGACCATACTATTCAAAAGGCGTGTGGTATGGTTATATGAACGGCTATGTTACAGATTACATGCAAAAAAGGATTAACAACTATATCGACAAAAGGGAATACCTAAAAAAGAGGATTGTAGCTTTAAATAGTTTACTTAAAAAGAAACAGAACCTTATTGCGGGTATTAAAACACAGCAGAATAACCTTAATCTTCAAAAGCAGGCTTTGGCCCTGCTTGCCAAAAAAGCAGAAAAACAAAAACAGCTATACCTTGCTCAGATCAAAGAGCTTACAAAAAAACAGCAAAATCTAAAAGCTTTGCTTAAAAGAATTATAGAGGAAGAAAAGAAAAGAAAACAAAAGGCCATAGCAGGCAAAAAAATTAATAAGGCGTTGATTGAAAGGGAGTTTAGCCTGCTAAGAAGTAAAATAAAGCCTCCTGTTGAAGGCAGGGTTATAAGCCGATTTGGGAGAAAATACGATCCTTTATTTAAAGTCTATACAAGAAACGATGGAATTGATATAAAATCAAAGCAACACAGCTGCGTCAGGGTGATCGCATACGGTAGAGTGGATTTTGTTGGTGTTTTGCCAGGATATGGGGGTGTTGTTATAGTTAATCATCTAAATGGCTATTATACCGTATATGGAGGATTGAATCCTATTGTTAAAAAAGGCGAGGTGGTCAGGCGATATAGCTGTATAGGCAGGCTTTCTAAGAATGTATTGCATTTTGAGATAAGAAGGCATTCGCAGCCGATTGATCCTTTAACATTTCTTGATAGGAGGTTTTTAAGATGA
- a CDS encoding cell division protein FtsX: MRRDNVKVALFFVFISFVFTMSILMSIFFAFNDFLQKKKSSTPMYVFLSDNVSKSLAQTIANNILQYKGVRKVKLIDKKEAMDAMLKKFSIDKKLFGYNPFPYSIEIFFEPSFTTLKQFKVFKDKLNNASIIAIKYPVDVLKEIETLHNRFIYFSRVVLSVLYSVEFIVFVSIMTIFYSSRKNDYDTLKFFGIKRFVIFKLFLKDVFKPVLSGVVFLIFSVVVFYVLYTKYGYLPYLGTKLFELNRNNMFVLNALIGMFFTFLSCLIVFVFSDEKI; the protein is encoded by the coding sequence TTGAGGCGTGATAATGTAAAAGTTGCCCTGTTTTTTGTGTTTATATCGTTTGTTTTTACTATGAGCATATTGATGAGTATTTTTTTTGCATTCAACGATTTTTTACAGAAGAAAAAAAGCTCCACGCCGATGTATGTTTTTCTATCCGATAATGTCTCAAAATCTTTAGCCCAGACAATCGCAAATAATATTCTGCAGTACAAAGGCGTAAGAAAGGTAAAGCTTATAGATAAGAAAGAGGCGATGGATGCCATGCTTAAAAAGTTTTCAATAGACAAAAAGCTGTTTGGCTATAATCCCTTTCCCTACTCTATAGAGATTTTCTTTGAGCCGTCTTTTACAACACTAAAGCAGTTTAAGGTGTTTAAAGACAAACTAAACAACGCTTCAATTATCGCTATTAAATACCCTGTCGATGTCCTAAAAGAGATAGAGACCCTGCATAACAGGTTTATCTACTTTTCAAGGGTCGTTTTAAGCGTGCTCTACAGCGTGGAGTTTATCGTATTTGTTTCAATAATGACTATTTTTTACTCAAGCAGAAAAAACGATTACGATACATTGAAGTTTTTTGGTATAAAGCGATTTGTGATCTTTAAATTGTTTTTAAAGGATGTTTTTAAACCGGTTTTAAGCGGTGTTGTTTTTCTAATATTTTCTGTGGTTGTGTTTTATGTGTTGTATACAAAATATGGATACCTGCCCTATTTAGGCACAAAGCTGTTTGAGCTAAATCGCAACAATATGTTTGTGTTGAATGCCCTGATTGGTATGTTTTTTACATTTCTTTCCTGTCTAATCGTGTTTGTTTTCAGCGATGAAAAAATTTAG
- a CDS encoding cell division ATP-binding protein FtsE, translating to MVEFIDVSKSYSGKVLFRSLNFRVVPNRINQIILPQSRGKSTIVKMIYGAQKPDSGFVRVFDFNVSDLNYSGILLLRRYLGIIFEDIRLISTMTIKENLSAITRLTKRNLYLSDEIFEMLNIGYLLDKYPCELSISEQSLVNIVRGIIYNFPLVVADEPFRYLSEEYKRKVIELFKHLNKEKGITFLLTSINSIDDEFFDVELNIEA from the coding sequence ATGGTTGAGTTTATAGATGTATCAAAAAGCTATAGCGGTAAAGTCCTGTTTAGATCTTTGAACTTCAGAGTGGTGCCAAATCGCATAAATCAGATTATTCTGCCCCAATCAAGAGGCAAAAGCACGATTGTTAAAATGATATACGGTGCACAAAAGCCCGACAGTGGTTTTGTGAGGGTGTTTGATTTTAATGTATCGGATTTGAACTATTCTGGCATTCTTCTTCTGCGTCGATATTTAGGTATCATCTTTGAGGATATCAGGCTTATTTCAACGATGACAATAAAAGAGAATCTATCGGCTATTACAAGGCTTACAAAGAGAAATCTTTACCTATCCGATGAGATATTTGAGATGTTGAATATAGGATATCTACTGGATAAATACCCCTGCGAGCTTTCTATTAGCGAGCAATCTCTTGTTAATATCGTGCGTGGCATTATCTACAATTTTCCTCTTGTGGTGGCTGATGAGCCATTCAGGTATCTGTCTGAGGAATATAAAAGAAAGGTAATTGAACTGTTTAAGCATTTGAATAAAGAAAAAGGCATTACATTCCTTTTGACATCCATAAATAGCATCGATGATGAGTTTTTTGATGTGGAGTTGAATATTGAGGCGTGA
- a CDS encoding transketolase family protein → MEYKATRDGYGDALVELGKIDEKVVVLDADLSGSTKSAKFNKSFSNRFFNMGIAEANMAGVAAGMALCGLKPYASSFAVFITGRAFEIVRQSIGYQNLHVVLCGSHSGISVGEDGGSHQAIADIAVMRALPNMKVIVPADYNETVLAVKATLNMDGPVYIRTSRAKSPVFIEKSKFELGRFDLLKNGNDAVIFACGMMSYIALEVSELLEKDGKHIAVVNASSIKPIDEELTLRLAKQTGRVFTVEEHSVIGGLGGAICEFLAGNYPVRVERIGLNDVFGQSGTKEDLFCSYGFTKEAIAERILKGLNG, encoded by the coding sequence ATGGAGTATAAAGCCACAAGGGATGGATACGGTGATGCTTTGGTTGAGCTTGGCAAAATAGATGAAAAGGTTGTTGTGCTTGATGCTGACTTAAGCGGCTCAACAAAATCTGCAAAATTTAATAAATCTTTTAGCAATAGATTCTTCAATATGGGTATAGCTGAGGCAAATATGGCTGGTGTTGCAGCCGGTATGGCTTTATGTGGCCTAAAACCGTATGCATCAAGCTTTGCTGTGTTTATTACAGGCAGGGCTTTTGAAATTGTAAGGCAATCGATCGGTTATCAAAACTTGCATGTTGTTTTATGCGGTTCACACTCAGGAATTAGTGTGGGTGAGGATGGTGGCTCGCATCAGGCGATTGCAGATATTGCAGTTATGAGGGCTCTTCCCAATATGAAGGTTATAGTGCCTGCAGACTACAACGAAACAGTGCTTGCTGTTAAAGCCACTTTGAATATGGATGGACCTGTATATATCAGAACCTCTCGTGCTAAATCCCCTGTGTTTATTGAGAAAAGTAAGTTTGAATTGGGAAGGTTTGACCTGCTTAAAAATGGCAATGACGCAGTGATCTTTGCTTGCGGTATGATGAGCTATATTGCCCTTGAGGTTTCTGAATTGTTAGAAAAAGATGGAAAACATATAGCTGTTGTAAATGCATCATCCATTAAGCCTATTGATGAGGAGCTGACGCTAAGGCTTGCAAAACAAACAGGCAGGGTATTTACAGTTGAGGAGCATTCCGTGATAGGTGGATTGGGGGGTGCTATTTGTGAGTTTTTAGCAGGCAACTACCCCGTTAGGGTTGAGCGTATCGGTTTAAACGATGTGTTTGGACAATCTGGAACAAAGGAGGATCTATTCTGCAGCTACGGATTTACAAAAGAGGCTATAGCTGAGAGGATTCTAAAGGGTTTGAATGGTTGA
- a CDS encoding transketolase codes for MGDFKELERIAKDIRKDILIMLNKAKSGHSGGSLSIVDILVALYFGGIMNYDPKNPSWEDRDRLVLSKGHACPALYATLARAGFFERKLLWSLRRLGSPLQGHPDANKLNGIDASTGSLGNGITQAVGMALAAKVLKKRYKVFCIMGDGELQEGVVWEAFMAAAHYKLSNLIVIVDYNGLQIDGAVTNVMNINPLKDKLEAFGFKTHEIGGHVYKNLIDTLITAKRNVISPTAIIARTVKGYGVSFMANRVEYHGIPPTDDELEKALKELDNGV; via the coding sequence ATGGGGGATTTTAAAGAACTTGAAAGGATTGCAAAGGATATAAGAAAAGATATTTTGATTATGCTTAATAAGGCAAAGAGTGGTCATTCGGGAGGCTCTTTAAGTATCGTTGATATTCTTGTTGCCCTATATTTTGGCGGTATTATGAATTATGACCCAAAGAATCCTTCATGGGAGGATAGGGATAGACTTGTGTTATCAAAGGGTCATGCATGCCCTGCTTTGTATGCAACACTTGCAAGGGCAGGGTTTTTTGAAAGAAAGCTTCTGTGGAGTTTACGCAGGCTTGGTTCTCCCCTACAGGGTCATCCCGATGCAAATAAGCTCAACGGAATAGATGCATCAACAGGTTCTCTGGGCAATGGCATTACCCAGGCTGTAGGTATGGCTCTTGCTGCCAAGGTTTTAAAGAAACGATACAAGGTGTTTTGTATTATGGGAGATGGTGAGCTGCAGGAGGGTGTTGTATGGGAAGCATTTATGGCAGCTGCTCATTATAAACTATCAAATCTCATAGTTATAGTTGACTACAATGGCCTTCAGATAGACGGTGCAGTGACAAATGTTATGAATATAAATCCTTTGAAGGATAAGCTTGAAGCATTTGGTTTTAAAACCCATGAAATCGGTGGGCATGTTTATAAAAATCTTATAGACACTCTAATAACAGCAAAGAGAAATGTGATCTCGCCTACGGCGATCATTGCAAGAACCGTTAAGGGATACGGTGTTTCCTTTATGGCAAACAGGGTTGAATATCACGGTATACCACCAACGGATGATGAGCTGGAAAAAGCACTAAAGGAGTTAGACAATGGAGTATAA